From the Niveibacterium microcysteis genome, the window TTGGCAAAGCTCTGCGTGAACTTCTCCGGCATGTGCTGCACCACCACGATGCCGGGGCTGTTGCGCGGCAGCGCCGAGAGCACCACTTCCAGCGCCTGCGTACCCCCGGTCGAGGTACCCACGGCAACGATCTTCTCGGTCGTCGGCAAGTGGCTGTTGGCGACCGGCGCGTCAAGCACTGCATCGGCGGTGAGTTTTGGCGCCGGCGCACCCGGCACCTTCGTGCGTTGTGGGTCCGCCCGCAGCGGTGCGGTGCGCAGGCGGCCAACGCGTGCACACGCTGCAGCGCGAATCGCCGAAACGAGATCGGCGGAGCTGTCCTGCAGAAAGTCCTTCAGGCCCAGCGTCGGCTTGGTGATCGCACTCAGTGCACCGGCAGAGAGCGCCTCCATCGTGATGTCGGCGCCCTTCTCGGTCAGCGTCGAACAGATCACCACCGGCGTCGGCCGCGTGCTCATGATCTTCTTCAGGAAGGTGATGCCGTCCATGCGCGGCATCTCGATGTCGAGCACGATCACATCGGGCCACTGCTGCTGCATCTTCGCCATCGCGAAGATCGGGTCGGCCGCGGTGGCGATCACCTTGATGTCGTGGTGGCGCTTGAGCACGTCTTCCATGACCTGCCGCACCACCGCGGAGTCATCGACGATCATCACGTTGATAGGCATCAGCCCAATCTCCCGGTTTCCGGCCGCGCCGCTGAGCGCCGCCCGCCCATCACACCCTGCCCGCGCTTGACCCAGACATCCCCGCTGCTCAATTCAAAGCGCAGGTAACGATAGCCATCGCCGGTCAAATCCACCGCCGATGCAACCAGCCCCAGGGATTCGATCTGCTGCATCACGAATCGCGCGTTCTGGTCCCCCACACTGCCATGGCGAGGCTCCATATCGAGCACCCGGCCACCGCCGAAAATCTTCACCGTGTAGTCCGCCAGCCGCGTACCGCGTCGCCGCGCGTGGTCCACCAAGGCCTGGATTGCATCGGTGCCATAGCGCCCGTCCGGCGCAGCAAGGCGCAGCCTCACATCGACCGGGCGGCGCGGCAGCAGGAAGTGGCACATGCCGCCAATGCGGCGCTCCGGATGCCAGATCGTCACCGCCACGCAGGACCCAAGCAGCGTCTCGATGCGCTCGTCGCCTTCGCCGAAGTAGACGCCACCCGGATTGATGAAGACGCGGTGGCTCATGGCAGCGGCTTGCGGTGAATCGAAGGCGCCCAGGATTCGAACCCCTCAAGCAATCCGTTCATGGATTCGGAATGGCCAACGAACAGCCAACCGCCGGGCCGCAGCTGCGAGGTGACGTTGGCCAGTACCTTCTGTTTGGTCGGGCGATCGAAATAGATCAGCACGTTGCGCAGAAAAATCACGTCGAAGCGCGCGTTGTGGCGGGGCACTTCAGTCAGATTGGTCTGCTTGAATTCGACTCGTTCGCGCAGCGCGCGTTCAACGAGAAAGTGCCCCTGATACTCGCCGATGCCCTTGAGGCAGTAGCGCTTCAGGTAAGTATGCGGAATCTTCTGGCCGCGCGACATCGGGTACAAGCCGCGGCGCGCATAACGCAGCACCCGCGAGCTGACATCCGATGCAACGACGCGCCAGGGCGCCCCCGGCCGCAGTTCCTGCAGCAGCATCGCGATCGTGTAGGGCTCCTCGCCGGTCGAGCAGGCTGCGCTCCACACATCGAAGCCGTGGGGCGGCACGTTGGGCACCACCTCTTTCTGCATGAACTCGAAGTGGTGCGGCTCGCGAAAGAAGTAGGTTTCGTTGGTGGTGATCAGGTCGATGGCGCGCTGGCGCTCCTCCACCCCATCGGGTGCCGCAATCAGGTCGTGATAGTCGCGATAACGGGTGATGCCCAGTTCGGCGAGTCGGTTGCCCAACCGCCCGCACAGCAAGGGCTTCTTCGACTCCGCGAGGTGAATACCGACGTGCTGATAGAAGAGCTGCTGGAACAGCCGCATCTCCTGGTCGCTGGCCTCGGCGGGTCGCTCCCGCATCACACCCATCGATGACCTCAGCTGGGCGCCGCCGCTGTACCAAATCCGATCAGCGACGCCATTTCGTCCACCGACAGCACATGCTGGATGTCCAGCGCGACGACGAACTTGTCGTGGTGATTGATCATGCCTTCGATGAACTCCGCGCGAATCTTCGCGCCGAAGCTGGGCCGCGGTTCGATCTGGCTATGCTCGACCGACAGCACCTCGCTGACCGCATCGACGATCACGCCCAGCGGCATCAATTGCTCTTCCTGCATGACTTCGAGAATCACGATGCAGGTGCGGCGCGCGATGGCGGTGGGCGGCCGGCCAAACCGAGCAGCGAGGTCGATCACCGGCACCACCGCGCCGCGCAGGTTGATCACCCCGCGCAGGAACTCCGGCATCATCGGAATCTCGGTCAGCCCGCCGAATTCGATGATCTCGCGGATGTGCTCGAGCGGGATCGCAAACATCTCGCCACCCAGCGTGAAGGTCAGAAATTGACGACCGCTGGGCGTATCCTGCTGACGGGCGATGCGGTTAGCCGCCGTTGTGGCAGGCAGATTGCTCATGGCAGCGCCTCCGCTCAGAACCGGGTGAAGGACGATTCGTCGACCGGATCGTCACCCCGGTCCAGCGTCGAGCGGCGGGTGCCGGCCGGTGCGGGCTTCGCCACGCTCTTGCGTACGGCGCGCATGGCACCGTGACTGCGGCCATGTGTTGCGTCGGCGACCTTGAAGAAACCAACCAACTCCTGCAGCTGTACCGCCTGAGCGCTCATCTCCTCCGACGACGACGACAGCTCTTCCGACGCCGAGGCATTGGCCTGCGTGGTCTCGGCCAGTTGGCTCATCGCCGAGCTGATCTGCCCCAAGCCGTGCGTCTGCTCGCGCGAAGCAGCCGAAATCTCCTGCACAAGGTCGGCCGTCTTGCGGATGGCCGGCACCATCTGGTCGAGCAGCCCGCCGGCGCGCTCGGCCATCGCGACGCTGTTGCCAGCCAGCCCGCTGATCTCCTGCGCGGCCACTTGGCTGCGCTCGGCGAGCTTGCGCACTTCTGCGGCCACGACGGCGAAACCCTTGCCGTGCTCGCCAGCGCGGGCGGCCTCGATCGCCGCGTTGAGCGCCAGCAGGTTGGTTTGATAAGCGATGTCGTCGATGATGCCGATCTTGTTCGCGATCTGGCGCATCGCGGCGACGGTTTCCTTCACGGCAGCGCCGCCCTCGCCCGCCTCGGTCGCGGAGGTAGTGGCCATCGTGTCGGTCACCCGCGCGTTCTCGGTGTTCTGCGCAACGGTGGAGGTGATTTCCTCCACCGCGGAACTGGTCTGCTCGACGCTCGCAGCCTGCTCGGAAGCGTTCTGTGAAAGTGTCTGCGCAGAAGCCGAGATCTGTTCTGACACTGAGGCAAGCGCCGTTGCGTTCTCACTGATTTCGGAGATCGTTCCGGTCAGGCGTTCGACCATCCGCTTCATGCTCGCCAGCAAGCTGGTCTCGTCACCTTTGGCTGTCTGGATGGCGACGGTCAGATCGCCCTCGGCAACCTGTTGCACCACCGACGACGCATAGTCGGGCTCGCCGCCCAGCGACCGAAAGATCGAGCGCGTCACGAGAAAGCCGATCAGCGCAACGACAAACAGCGTGACGCCAGCCGTCGCAAGCGCGACCAGCGTTGAACGGGACTTGACGTCAACAGCAGTCTTCTCGGCGTCCTTGGCAATCCCCACGTTGTACTGGATGTGGGCATCGAGCGCTTTGTCGTACTTGTCGAACAGCGGCGCGAGCTCGCCAGAAAGCACAGCCATCGCCTCCGGACGCTTGCCCTGTTTGAGCAGATCGATGTACTTCGTCCGCACAGCGCGTATCGAGTCTCGAATGCCGATCTCTTCTTTCAGCAAGGCGCGGTCCTTGTCGTCCGCAACCAGGTCTTTTTCATAGAGCGCAAAGGCCTCGTTGGCCTTCTTCGAGTTCGCGGCGGTGTGCTGCTCGATCTCTGCGATCTCGGCCGGCGTCTTGGCTTGCGCCATGCGCCACACGGCCGTGACGTTGTCGCCGGTAGCGTTGTTGATTGTGTTCAGCGCAATGAGGCTCGGCACCACATTCACGGTGGAGAAGTTCGCGGCCTCGAACAGGTCGTTCGCCTTCTGGTAATTCACGCCCACCAGCACGACGATGCCGAACAGCGCCGCCAGGACCAGGCTGAGCATTTTGTGGACCAGTTTCATTTTCATACTCCTGACTTTCGAGGGCACTTGAGCAGGTTTCTTGAATCGGTCTTGGTCGTTACGGTCATTCGCCAGCCAACGGCAGTTGCCCGACTACGGTTCGAGGGCGCCGGGCGAGTTCGTGATCACGGCTCGACGCCATCTCGATCAGACGGGGCACATCAAGGATCAGCGCGACCCGGCCATCACCGAGGATGGTGGAACCGCTGACGGTCTTGAAATGAACGAACAGTTCGCCGAGCGGCTTGATCACGGCCTGGAACTCGCCAAGCAGGCGGTCGACCACCACGCCAGCCCGGTTGTTGCCGAACTGCACCACGACCAGGCTCTCGCGCACGCCCTCCACCAAAGGCATGTCGAACAGCTCGCGCAGCCGGACGAAGGGCAGCGGCTCGCCGCGCAGTTGCACGATGCTGTGCTGCGCATGGTGCTCAGTCAGATCGATGCACTCGACCACCAGATCGAGTGGCAGCACGAAGATCGATTCGCCCACCATGACCTGGAAGCCATCGATGATCGCGAGCGTCAGCGGCAGGCGGATTCGGACGGTAGTGCCCTCACCTGCGACGCTCAACACGTCGACCTCGCCACGCAGCGCCTCGACGTTCTTGCGCACCACATCCATACCGACGCCACGGCCTGAGAGGTTGGTGATCTGCTCGGCGGTGGAGAACCCCGGCTCGAAGATCAGCCGGAAGATGTCGCCGTCGCTCAGCACCGCGTCCGCCGCCACAAGGCCGCGCTCCATCGCCTTCGCGAGAATGCGGTCGCGGTTGAGGCCACGGCCGTCGTCCGACACCTCGATGACGATGCAGCCGGAATCGTGGTACGCGTTCAGGCGCAGCGTGCCGTTCAGTGACTTGCCGGCGGTCGCACGCGCCTCGGTGGCTTCGATGCCGTGGTCCATCGCGTTGCGCACGATGTGCATGAGCGGGTCTGCGAGCTTCTCGACCATGGATTTGTCGAGTTCGGTCTCGGCCCCGGTGATCACCAGTTCGATGCTCTTGCCGAGATCCCGCGAGATGTCGCGCACCACGCGCGGGAAGCGCTGGAAGACCTCCCCGATCGGCACCATGCGCAGCGTCAGCGACGCGTCGCGAATCTGCTCGACCAGCGTGGATAGCGACTGCGATGCCTCTTCGAAGGCCGGGTCCTTGCGCTGGCGAGCGATCAGCCGCGTTCCGGCGCCGGCGATCACCAGTTCGCCGACGAGATCGATCAGCGCATCGAGCTTCGACACCTCCACCTTGATGAACTTCTGCTCCTGCGCCTTGCGTTCTTCACTCTGCTTCTGGCGCGTCAGTGCGGCGGTGACGACCGCCTCCGGCACGATTTCGCGCTCGACCAGCAGGCCACCGATCGGCTTGCGGATGTGCTGCTTCTGCTGCAGCTCGAGCACCCGCTCAAGCTCCGCCGGCGTCAAGGCGCCGCCTTGAACAAGGATCTCGCCCAGCCGACCCGGATCGGCCATCGAGTTGATCAGGTCGACGTATTCCTCGATCTTGCCGTTGGGCGGCAGGATCTTGATCTGGCTGTCATCGCGGACGAATTCGAATACGCCTTCGATCGCCTGCCGGTCGGCGTCGGTCTGCAACCCGATCTCGAACCCGAGGTAGCAGGCCTCCGGGTCCATCGCATCCGCCGCCGGCA encodes:
- a CDS encoding protein-glutamate methylesterase/protein-glutamine glutaminase, whose protein sequence is MPINVMIVDDSAVVRQVMEDVLKRHHDIKVIATAADPIFAMAKMQQQWPDVIVLDIEMPRMDGITFLKKIMSTRPTPVVICSTLTEKGADITMEALSAGALSAITKPTLGLKDFLQDSSADLVSAIRAAACARVGRLRTAPLRADPQRTKVPGAPAPKLTADAVLDAPVANSHLPTTEKIVAVGTSTGGTQALEVVLSALPRNSPGIVVVQHMPEKFTQSFAKRLDSLSEIDVKEAEHNDRIVPGRALIAPGGKHMVVKRSGAQYFVEVIDGPLVSRHRPSVDVLFRSVAKAAGRNAVGVIMTGMGDDGARGMKEMFDTGAKTFAQDEASCVVFGMPKEAIEHGGVTEVISLSQVAGVIERHGR
- a CDS encoding methyl-accepting chemotaxis protein: MKLVHKMLSLVLAALFGIVVLVGVNYQKANDLFEAANFSTVNVVPSLIALNTINNATGDNVTAVWRMAQAKTPAEIAEIEQHTAANSKKANEAFALYEKDLVADDKDRALLKEEIGIRDSIRAVRTKYIDLLKQGKRPEAMAVLSGELAPLFDKYDKALDAHIQYNVGIAKDAEKTAVDVKSRSTLVALATAGVTLFVVALIGFLVTRSIFRSLGGEPDYASSVVQQVAEGDLTVAIQTAKGDETSLLASMKRMVERLTGTISEISENATALASVSEQISASAQTLSQNASEQAASVEQTSSAVEEITSTVAQNTENARVTDTMATTSATEAGEGGAAVKETVAAMRQIANKIGIIDDIAYQTNLLALNAAIEAARAGEHGKGFAVVAAEVRKLAERSQVAAQEISGLAGNSVAMAERAGGLLDQMVPAIRKTADLVQEISAASREQTHGLGQISSAMSQLAETTQANASASEELSSSSEEMSAQAVQLQELVGFFKVADATHGRSHGAMRAVRKSVAKPAPAGTRRSTLDRGDDPVDESSFTRF
- a CDS encoding CheR family methyltransferase; the encoded protein is MGVMRERPAEASDQEMRLFQQLFYQHVGIHLAESKKPLLCGRLGNRLAELGITRYRDYHDLIAAPDGVEERQRAIDLITTNETYFFREPHHFEFMQKEVVPNVPPHGFDVWSAACSTGEEPYTIAMLLQELRPGAPWRVVASDVSSRVLRYARRGLYPMSRGQKIPHTYLKRYCLKGIGEYQGHFLVERALRERVEFKQTNLTEVPRHNARFDVIFLRNVLIYFDRPTKQKVLANVTSQLRPGGWLFVGHSESMNGLLEGFESWAPSIHRKPLP
- a CDS encoding chemotaxis protein CheW, producing MSNLPATTAANRIARQQDTPSGRQFLTFTLGGEMFAIPLEHIREIIEFGGLTEIPMMPEFLRGVINLRGAVVPVIDLAARFGRPPTAIARRTCIVILEVMQEEQLMPLGVIVDAVSEVLSVEHSQIEPRPSFGAKIRAEFIEGMINHHDKFVVALDIQHVLSVDEMASLIGFGTAAAPS
- a CDS encoding chemotaxis protein CheD, whose protein sequence is MSHRVFINPGGVYFGEGDERIETLLGSCVAVTIWHPERRIGGMCHFLLPRRPVDVRLRLAAPDGRYGTDAIQALVDHARRRGTRLADYTVKIFGGGRVLDMEPRHGSVGDQNARFVMQQIESLGLVASAVDLTGDGYRYLRFELSSGDVWVKRGQGVMGGRRSAARPETGRLG
- a CDS encoding chemotaxis protein CheA, with the translated sequence MAREALVQEARELLVAMENALLEIESDGANPEAVNAIFRAAHTIKGSAGLFAFNNIVSFTHIVESLLDRIRKRDVAIDDAMLSLLLKCGDYIGVLVDAIAERKEDDEPDPARRAALEAALQAHLEPVPEPAAAATTAVTATADAEPEPVAGSAGVASDSWHLSLRFSPDVLRHGLDPIAFLHYLRTLGRIVYMETVSDEMPAADAMDPEACYLGFEIGLQTDADRQAIEGVFEFVRDDSQIKILPPNGKIEEYVDLINSMADPGRLGEILVQGGALTPAELERVLELQQKQHIRKPIGGLLVEREIVPEAVVTAALTRQKQSEERKAQEQKFIKVEVSKLDALIDLVGELVIAGAGTRLIARQRKDPAFEEASQSLSTLVEQIRDASLTLRMVPIGEVFQRFPRVVRDISRDLGKSIELVITGAETELDKSMVEKLADPLMHIVRNAMDHGIEATEARATAGKSLNGTLRLNAYHDSGCIVIEVSDDGRGLNRDRILAKAMERGLVAADAVLSDGDIFRLIFEPGFSTAEQITNLSGRGVGMDVVRKNVEALRGEVDVLSVAGEGTTVRIRLPLTLAIIDGFQVMVGESIFVLPLDLVVECIDLTEHHAQHSIVQLRGEPLPFVRLRELFDMPLVEGVRESLVVVQFGNNRAGVVVDRLLGEFQAVIKPLGELFVHFKTVSGSTILGDGRVALILDVPRLIEMASSRDHELARRPRTVVGQLPLAGE